The Shewanella mesophila genome contains the following window.
TTGATAGGTTTATGGCTTAAGATGAGCTTCCATCTCTGCGCCAATTTTCTTGCGCATCTCCATTAAGCGAATGGCCGAATCACGCATCTCCTTATCCCCATCAGTCGTAGGGATCCACTCTGGTACTTCCGTAGGAAGTCCTTCATCATCGACAGCCACCATAATCACGACGCAATGAGTGGTTAAATGACGCTCGGGGTTCTTAGGATCACCAGCCTTGACGTCAATCCCTAGATGCATCGAAGTACGTCCGGTATAAACGACTTTGGCACTGACCTCTACAATGTTACCGACATGAATTGGCTTAACAAATCGGATCCCGCCAGCATAAACGGTAATGCAATACTTGCCACTCCATCCCGCCGCGCACGCATAAGCAGCCAAATCGATCCACTTCATCACTGCGCCGCCATGTACCTTGCCACCAAAATTAACATCTGCGGGCTCAGCCAAAAAACGTAAAGTAATATCTCTTTCTTTTCCAGCCATTTGCATCTACTCGTTAGAATTACTTAACTAGAGTGTACTTCAAATAAACCAGCGCGAATATCTAATACATACCCGATTAGCTTATTGATCTACATATTGGTGATGAAAACCAAGGTATGCGCCAAATAAATCTTACAATGAGCTACGTGACTATAATAATCTGTAACGCCACTGAGGTATTGTTTGCCGC
Protein-coding sequences here:
- a CDS encoding acyl-CoA thioesterase, producing the protein MAGKERDITLRFLAEPADVNFGGKVHGGAVMKWIDLAAYACAAGWSGKYCITVYAGGIRFVKPIHVGNIVEVSAKVVYTGRTSMHLGIDVKAGDPKNPERHLTTHCVVIMVAVDDEGLPTEVPEWIPTTDGDKEMRDSAIRLMEMRKKIGAEMEAHLKP